A single Carassius carassius chromosome 3, fCarCar2.1, whole genome shotgun sequence DNA region contains:
- the mark2b gene encoding serine/threonine-protein kinase MARK2 isoform X7 yields the protein MSTRPQGVGVIETSSSQTHSDAKGGGRPSVSRSRNVVPTVDENPHIGNYRLLKTIGKGNFAKVKLARHVLTSKEVAVKIIDKTQLNSSSLQKLYREVRIMKLLNHPNIVKLFEVIETEKTLYLVMEYASGGEVFDYLVAHGRMKEKEARAKFRQIVSAVQYCHQKCIVHRDLKAENLLLDADMNIKIADFGFSNEFTVGNKLDTFCGSPPYAAPELFQGKKYDGPEVDVWSLGVILYTLVSGSLPFDGQNLKELRERVLRGKYRVPFYMSTDCENLLKKFLILNPTKRGSLEQQIMKDRWMNVGHEDEELKPYIQPQPDYKDPRRTDMMLQLGFSQEEIEESLIKQKYNEVMATYLLLDYRNSELDEGVNLLLKPRPGSDLTNSNGPSPPHMVQRSVSSTQKPVRRPTDQGSYSKRPQGENKHRVEDSGRKGSGSSTKVPPSPVISSERKKSSTPSTNSILSTGTSRSRNSPISERATLGVQNGKDSLNTPGSRSSTASAGAVLSSSSSSRTRHHKSLSTSAHPCPADLHSHRPSDPPQRAPGASPSAHNISSAAGTDRTNFPRGVPTRNTFHLGQQRGARDQQGSPYHGAPASPSLSHGNSQQRRPVASGIFSKFTSKFVRRSMLSSAEKSEKTSVGPEDENKDSSSPPGDGTPLAAPVSSVKEQVKPRSLRFTWSMKTTSSMEPGDMMKEIRKVLDANSCEYELREYYMLLCMAGNPASDDFVQWEMEVCKLPRLSLNGVRFKRISGQSIAFKNIASKIANELKL from the exons ACTCACTCTGATGCCAAAGGAGGAGGGCGTCCCAGTGTGTCACGTAGTCGGAATGTGGTGCCGACGGTGGATGAAAACCCCCACATAGGAAATTACAGACTGCTGAAGACCATCGGCAAGGGCAACTTTGCCAAGGTTAAACTGGCCCGACATGTCCTCACTTCTAAAGAG GTAGCAGTGAAAATCATAGACAAGACACAGCTCAACTCTTCTAGTCTTCAAAAA CTCTACCGAGAAGTGAGAATCATGAAGCTGCTGAATCACCCAAACATTG TGAAGTTATTTGAGGTGATCGAGACAGAGAAGACGCTGTATTTAGTCATGGAATATGCCAGTGGAG GCGAAGTTTTTGATTACCTTGTTGCTCACGGGAGGATGAAAGAAAAGGAAGCGCGTGCCAAATTTAGACAG ATTGTCTCAGCTGTGCAGTATTGCCATCAGAAGTGTATTGTACACCGAGATCTTAAG GCTGAGAATCTTCTACTGGATGCTGACATGAACATAAAGATCGCTGACTTTGGTTTCAGTAATGAGTTTACGGTGGGCAATAAACTGGACACGTTTTGCGGAAGCCCACCATATGCCGCCCCTGAACTCTTTCAGGGCAAAAAGTATGACGGTCCAGAGGTGGATGTGTGGAGTCTCGGGGTCATACTTTACACGCTGGTCAGTGGATCGCTGCCTTTTGATGGACAGAACCTGAAG GAGTTGCGAGAGCGTGTTTTAAGAGGAAAATATAGGGTTCCCTTCTACATGTCCACAGACTGTGAGAACCTGCTGAAGAAGTTTCTCATCCTCAATCCTACCAAGAGGGGAAGTTTGGAG CAGCAGATCATGAAGGATCGCTGGATGAATGTAGGTCATGAAGATGAAGAGCTGAAGCCTTACATTCAGCCCCAACCTGACTACAAAGACCCCAGGAGAACAG ACATGATGCTTCAGCTGGGTTTTAGTCAAGAGGAAATAGAGGAATCGCTCatcaaacaaaaatacaatgaaGTCATGGCAACCTACCTGCTGCTTGACTATAGGAATTCAGAG CTTGACGAGGGTGTCAACTTGTTGCTAAAGCCACGCCCAGGAAGTGATCTCACTAACAGCAATGGTCCTTCTCCACCTCATATGGTACAGCGCAGTGTGTCATCCACTCAGAAACCTGTCAGAAGACCAACAGATCAGG GCTCATACTCGAAACGGCCTCAGGGAGAAAACAAGCATAGAGTGGAGGATTCTGGGAGGAAAGGTTCAGGTAGCTCCACCAAAGTTCCACCCAGTCCAGTTATCTCCAGCGAACGCAAAAAGAGTTCCACGCCCTCTACT AATAGTATCCTGTCCACGGGCACAAGCCGCAGCAGAAATTCCCCCATTTCTGAGAGAGCCACTTTAGGAGTGCAAAACGGCAAGGACAG CCTAAACACACCCGGGTCCCGCTCCTCCACGGCCTCAGCGGGCGCCGTGctctcctcatcctcttcctcacgcACCCGCCATCACAAGTCCCTCTCCACCTCCGCCCATCCCTGCCCCGCAGACCTGCACTCACACCGGCCCAG TGATCCCCCACAGAGAGCACCTGGTGCTTCCCCATCAGCCCACAATATCAGCAGCGCAGCTGGGACGGACCGTACCAATTTCCCTAGAGGGGTGCCCACCCGCAACACTTTCCACCTCGGCCAGCAGCGGGGCGCACGGGACCAACAGGGTTCTCCTTACCACGGAGCCCCCGCCTCCCCTTCTCTTTCCCACGGCAACAGCCAACAACGACGTCCCGTAGCTTCCGGCATCTTCAGCAAGTTCACCTCCAAGTTTGTGCGCAG ATCTATGCTCAGCAGCGCAGAGAAATCGGAGAAGACCAGCGTAGGGCCGGAAGACGAAAACAAAGATTCCTCCTCGCCCCCTGGGGACGGGACTCCTCTGGCCGCTCCCGTGTCCTCAGTTAAAGAACAGGTGAAGCCTCGCTCACTCCGCTTCACCTGGAGCATGAAGACCACGTCTTCCATGGAGCCTGGCGATATGATGAAGGAGATTCGGAAAGTTCTTGACGCCAACAGCTGCGAGTATGAGCTGCGCGAGTACTACATGCTGCTGTGCATGGCTGGTAACCCCGCCAGCGACGACTTCGTCCAATGGGAGATGGAGGTGTGCAAGCTGCCCCGCCTCTCGCTTAACGGCGTGCGCTTCAAGAGGATATCCGGGCAGTCTATTGCCTTCAAAAACATCGCCTCCAAAATCGCCAACGAGCTGAAACTGTGA
- the mark2b gene encoding serine/threonine-protein kinase MARK2 isoform X5 codes for MSTRPQGVGVIETSSSQTHSDAKGGGRPSVSRSRNVVPTVDENPHIGNYRLLKTIGKGNFAKVKLARHVLTSKEVAVKIIDKTQLNSSSLQKLYREVRIMKLLNHPNIVKLFEVIETEKTLYLVMEYASGGEVFDYLVAHGRMKEKEARAKFRQIVSAVQYCHQKCIVHRDLKAENLLLDADMNIKIADFGFSNEFTVGNKLDTFCGSPPYAAPELFQGKKYDGPEVDVWSLGVILYTLVSGSLPFDGQNLKELRERVLRGKYRVPFYMSTDCENLLKKFLILNPTKRGSLEQQIMKDRWMNVGHEDEELKPYIQPQPDYKDPRRTDMMLQLGFSQEEIEESLIKQKYNEVMATYLLLDYRNSELDEGVNLLLKPRPGSDLTNSNGPSPPHMVQRSVSSTQKPVRRPTDQGSYSKRPQGENKHRVEDSGRKGSGSSTKVPPSPVISSERKKSSTPSTNSILSTGTSRSRNSPISERATLGVQNGKDSLNTPGSRSSTASAGAVLSSSSSSRTRHHKSLSTSAHPCPADLHSHRPSDPPQRAPGASPSAHNISSAAGTDRTNFPRGVPTRNTFHLGQQRGARDQQGSPYHGAPASPSLSHGNSQQRRPVASGIFSKFTSKFVRSPYEGEGQEEGTRSMLSSAEKSEKTSVGPEDENKDSSSPPGDGTPLAAPVSSVKEQVKPRSLRFTWSMKTTSSMEPGDMMKEIRKVLDANSCEYELREYYMLLCMAGNPASDDFVQWEMEVCKLPRLSLNGVRFKRISGQSIAFKNIASKIANELKL; via the exons ACTCACTCTGATGCCAAAGGAGGAGGGCGTCCCAGTGTGTCACGTAGTCGGAATGTGGTGCCGACGGTGGATGAAAACCCCCACATAGGAAATTACAGACTGCTGAAGACCATCGGCAAGGGCAACTTTGCCAAGGTTAAACTGGCCCGACATGTCCTCACTTCTAAAGAG GTAGCAGTGAAAATCATAGACAAGACACAGCTCAACTCTTCTAGTCTTCAAAAA CTCTACCGAGAAGTGAGAATCATGAAGCTGCTGAATCACCCAAACATTG TGAAGTTATTTGAGGTGATCGAGACAGAGAAGACGCTGTATTTAGTCATGGAATATGCCAGTGGAG GCGAAGTTTTTGATTACCTTGTTGCTCACGGGAGGATGAAAGAAAAGGAAGCGCGTGCCAAATTTAGACAG ATTGTCTCAGCTGTGCAGTATTGCCATCAGAAGTGTATTGTACACCGAGATCTTAAG GCTGAGAATCTTCTACTGGATGCTGACATGAACATAAAGATCGCTGACTTTGGTTTCAGTAATGAGTTTACGGTGGGCAATAAACTGGACACGTTTTGCGGAAGCCCACCATATGCCGCCCCTGAACTCTTTCAGGGCAAAAAGTATGACGGTCCAGAGGTGGATGTGTGGAGTCTCGGGGTCATACTTTACACGCTGGTCAGTGGATCGCTGCCTTTTGATGGACAGAACCTGAAG GAGTTGCGAGAGCGTGTTTTAAGAGGAAAATATAGGGTTCCCTTCTACATGTCCACAGACTGTGAGAACCTGCTGAAGAAGTTTCTCATCCTCAATCCTACCAAGAGGGGAAGTTTGGAG CAGCAGATCATGAAGGATCGCTGGATGAATGTAGGTCATGAAGATGAAGAGCTGAAGCCTTACATTCAGCCCCAACCTGACTACAAAGACCCCAGGAGAACAG ACATGATGCTTCAGCTGGGTTTTAGTCAAGAGGAAATAGAGGAATCGCTCatcaaacaaaaatacaatgaaGTCATGGCAACCTACCTGCTGCTTGACTATAGGAATTCAGAG CTTGACGAGGGTGTCAACTTGTTGCTAAAGCCACGCCCAGGAAGTGATCTCACTAACAGCAATGGTCCTTCTCCACCTCATATGGTACAGCGCAGTGTGTCATCCACTCAGAAACCTGTCAGAAGACCAACAGATCAGG GCTCATACTCGAAACGGCCTCAGGGAGAAAACAAGCATAGAGTGGAGGATTCTGGGAGGAAAGGTTCAGGTAGCTCCACCAAAGTTCCACCCAGTCCAGTTATCTCCAGCGAACGCAAAAAGAGTTCCACGCCCTCTACT AATAGTATCCTGTCCACGGGCACAAGCCGCAGCAGAAATTCCCCCATTTCTGAGAGAGCCACTTTAGGAGTGCAAAACGGCAAGGACAG CCTAAACACACCCGGGTCCCGCTCCTCCACGGCCTCAGCGGGCGCCGTGctctcctcatcctcttcctcacgcACCCGCCATCACAAGTCCCTCTCCACCTCCGCCCATCCCTGCCCCGCAGACCTGCACTCACACCGGCCCAG TGATCCCCCACAGAGAGCACCTGGTGCTTCCCCATCAGCCCACAATATCAGCAGCGCAGCTGGGACGGACCGTACCAATTTCCCTAGAGGGGTGCCCACCCGCAACACTTTCCACCTCGGCCAGCAGCGGGGCGCACGGGACCAACAGGGTTCTCCTTACCACGGAGCCCCCGCCTCCCCTTCTCTTTCCCACGGCAACAGCCAACAACGACGTCCCGTAGCTTCCGGCATCTTCAGCAAGTTCACCTCCAAGTTTGTGCGCAG CCCCTATGAGGGAGAGGGTCAAGAGGAGGGGACCAG ATCTATGCTCAGCAGCGCAGAGAAATCGGAGAAGACCAGCGTAGGGCCGGAAGACGAAAACAAAGATTCCTCCTCGCCCCCTGGGGACGGGACTCCTCTGGCCGCTCCCGTGTCCTCAGTTAAAGAACAGGTGAAGCCTCGCTCACTCCGCTTCACCTGGAGCATGAAGACCACGTCTTCCATGGAGCCTGGCGATATGATGAAGGAGATTCGGAAAGTTCTTGACGCCAACAGCTGCGAGTATGAGCTGCGCGAGTACTACATGCTGCTGTGCATGGCTGGTAACCCCGCCAGCGACGACTTCGTCCAATGGGAGATGGAGGTGTGCAAGCTGCCCCGCCTCTCGCTTAACGGCGTGCGCTTCAAGAGGATATCCGGGCAGTCTATTGCCTTCAAAAACATCGCCTCCAAAATCGCCAACGAGCTGAAACTGTGA
- the mark2b gene encoding serine/threonine-protein kinase MARK2 isoform X1, with the protein MSTRPQGVGVIETSSSQTHSDAKGGGRPSVSRSRNVVPTVDENPHIGNYRLLKTIGKGNFAKVKLARHVLTSKEVAVKIIDKTQLNSSSLQKLYREVRIMKLLNHPNIVKLFEVIETEKTLYLVMEYASGGEVFDYLVAHGRMKEKEARAKFRQIVSAVQYCHQKCIVHRDLKAENLLLDADMNIKIADFGFSNEFTVGNKLDTFCGSPPYAAPELFQGKKYDGPEVDVWSLGVILYTLVSGSLPFDGQNLKELRERVLRGKYRVPFYMSTDCENLLKKFLILNPTKRGSLEQQIMKDRWMNVGHEDEELKPYIQPQPDYKDPRRTDMMLQLGFSQEEIEESLIKQKYNEVMATYLLLDYRNSELDEGVNLLLKPRPGSDLTNSNGPSPPHMVQRSVSSTQKPVRRPTDQGSYSKRPQGENKHRVEDSGRKGSGSSTKVPPSPVISSERKKSSTPSTNSILSTGTSRSRNSPISERATLGVQNGKDSLNTPGSRSSTASAGAVLSSSSSSRTRHHKSLSTSAHPCPADLHSHRPSDPPQRAPGASPSAHNISSAAGTDRTNFPRGVPTRNTFHLGQQRGARDQQGSPYHGAPASPSLSHGNSQQRRPVASGIFSKFTSKFVRRNLSLRFPRRSPYEGEGQEEGTRSMLSSAEKSEKTSVGPEDENKDSSSPPGDGTPLAAPVSSVKEQVKPRSLRFTWSMKTTSSMEPGDMMKEIRKVLDANSCEYELREYYMLLCMAGNPASDDFVQWEMEVCKLPRLSLNGVRFKRISGQSIAFKNIASKIANELKL; encoded by the exons ACTCACTCTGATGCCAAAGGAGGAGGGCGTCCCAGTGTGTCACGTAGTCGGAATGTGGTGCCGACGGTGGATGAAAACCCCCACATAGGAAATTACAGACTGCTGAAGACCATCGGCAAGGGCAACTTTGCCAAGGTTAAACTGGCCCGACATGTCCTCACTTCTAAAGAG GTAGCAGTGAAAATCATAGACAAGACACAGCTCAACTCTTCTAGTCTTCAAAAA CTCTACCGAGAAGTGAGAATCATGAAGCTGCTGAATCACCCAAACATTG TGAAGTTATTTGAGGTGATCGAGACAGAGAAGACGCTGTATTTAGTCATGGAATATGCCAGTGGAG GCGAAGTTTTTGATTACCTTGTTGCTCACGGGAGGATGAAAGAAAAGGAAGCGCGTGCCAAATTTAGACAG ATTGTCTCAGCTGTGCAGTATTGCCATCAGAAGTGTATTGTACACCGAGATCTTAAG GCTGAGAATCTTCTACTGGATGCTGACATGAACATAAAGATCGCTGACTTTGGTTTCAGTAATGAGTTTACGGTGGGCAATAAACTGGACACGTTTTGCGGAAGCCCACCATATGCCGCCCCTGAACTCTTTCAGGGCAAAAAGTATGACGGTCCAGAGGTGGATGTGTGGAGTCTCGGGGTCATACTTTACACGCTGGTCAGTGGATCGCTGCCTTTTGATGGACAGAACCTGAAG GAGTTGCGAGAGCGTGTTTTAAGAGGAAAATATAGGGTTCCCTTCTACATGTCCACAGACTGTGAGAACCTGCTGAAGAAGTTTCTCATCCTCAATCCTACCAAGAGGGGAAGTTTGGAG CAGCAGATCATGAAGGATCGCTGGATGAATGTAGGTCATGAAGATGAAGAGCTGAAGCCTTACATTCAGCCCCAACCTGACTACAAAGACCCCAGGAGAACAG ACATGATGCTTCAGCTGGGTTTTAGTCAAGAGGAAATAGAGGAATCGCTCatcaaacaaaaatacaatgaaGTCATGGCAACCTACCTGCTGCTTGACTATAGGAATTCAGAG CTTGACGAGGGTGTCAACTTGTTGCTAAAGCCACGCCCAGGAAGTGATCTCACTAACAGCAATGGTCCTTCTCCACCTCATATGGTACAGCGCAGTGTGTCATCCACTCAGAAACCTGTCAGAAGACCAACAGATCAGG GCTCATACTCGAAACGGCCTCAGGGAGAAAACAAGCATAGAGTGGAGGATTCTGGGAGGAAAGGTTCAGGTAGCTCCACCAAAGTTCCACCCAGTCCAGTTATCTCCAGCGAACGCAAAAAGAGTTCCACGCCCTCTACT AATAGTATCCTGTCCACGGGCACAAGCCGCAGCAGAAATTCCCCCATTTCTGAGAGAGCCACTTTAGGAGTGCAAAACGGCAAGGACAG CCTAAACACACCCGGGTCCCGCTCCTCCACGGCCTCAGCGGGCGCCGTGctctcctcatcctcttcctcacgcACCCGCCATCACAAGTCCCTCTCCACCTCCGCCCATCCCTGCCCCGCAGACCTGCACTCACACCGGCCCAG TGATCCCCCACAGAGAGCACCTGGTGCTTCCCCATCAGCCCACAATATCAGCAGCGCAGCTGGGACGGACCGTACCAATTTCCCTAGAGGGGTGCCCACCCGCAACACTTTCCACCTCGGCCAGCAGCGGGGCGCACGGGACCAACAGGGTTCTCCTTACCACGGAGCCCCCGCCTCCCCTTCTCTTTCCCACGGCAACAGCCAACAACGACGTCCCGTAGCTTCCGGCATCTTCAGCAAGTTCACCTCCAAGTTTGTGCGCAG aaatctGTCACTCAGGTTCCCCAGAAG GAGCCCCTATGAGGGAGAGGGTCAAGAGGAGGGGACCAG ATCTATGCTCAGCAGCGCAGAGAAATCGGAGAAGACCAGCGTAGGGCCGGAAGACGAAAACAAAGATTCCTCCTCGCCCCCTGGGGACGGGACTCCTCTGGCCGCTCCCGTGTCCTCAGTTAAAGAACAGGTGAAGCCTCGCTCACTCCGCTTCACCTGGAGCATGAAGACCACGTCTTCCATGGAGCCTGGCGATATGATGAAGGAGATTCGGAAAGTTCTTGACGCCAACAGCTGCGAGTATGAGCTGCGCGAGTACTACATGCTGCTGTGCATGGCTGGTAACCCCGCCAGCGACGACTTCGTCCAATGGGAGATGGAGGTGTGCAAGCTGCCCCGCCTCTCGCTTAACGGCGTGCGCTTCAAGAGGATATCCGGGCAGTCTATTGCCTTCAAAAACATCGCCTCCAAAATCGCCAACGAGCTGAAACTGTGA
- the mark2b gene encoding serine/threonine-protein kinase MARK2 isoform X3, translating to MSTRPQGVGVIETSSSQTHSDAKGGGRPSVSRSRNVVPTVDENPHIGNYRLLKTIGKGNFAKVKLARHVLTSKEVAVKIIDKTQLNSSSLQKLYREVRIMKLLNHPNIVKLFEVIETEKTLYLVMEYASGGEVFDYLVAHGRMKEKEARAKFRQIVSAVQYCHQKCIVHRDLKAENLLLDADMNIKIADFGFSNEFTVGNKLDTFCGSPPYAAPELFQGKKYDGPEVDVWSLGVILYTLVSGSLPFDGQNLKELRERVLRGKYRVPFYMSTDCENLLKKFLILNPTKRGSLEQIMKDRWMNVGHEDEELKPYIQPQPDYKDPRRTDMMLQLGFSQEEIEESLIKQKYNEVMATYLLLDYRNSELDEGVNLLLKPRPGSDLTNSNGPSPPHMVQRSVSSTQKPVRRPTDQGSYSKRPQGENKHRVEDSGRKGSGSSTKVPPSPVISSERKKSSTPSTNSILSTGTSRSRNSPISERATLGVQNGKDSLNTPGSRSSTASAGAVLSSSSSSRTRHHKSLSTSAHPCPADLHSHRPSDPPQRAPGASPSAHNISSAAGTDRTNFPRGVPTRNTFHLGQQRGARDQQGSPYHGAPASPSLSHGNSQQRRPVASGIFSKFTSKFVRRNLSLRFPRRSPYEGEGQEEGTRSMLSSAEKSEKTSVGPEDENKDSSSPPGDGTPLAAPVSSVKEQVKPRSLRFTWSMKTTSSMEPGDMMKEIRKVLDANSCEYELREYYMLLCMAGNPASDDFVQWEMEVCKLPRLSLNGVRFKRISGQSIAFKNIASKIANELKL from the exons ACTCACTCTGATGCCAAAGGAGGAGGGCGTCCCAGTGTGTCACGTAGTCGGAATGTGGTGCCGACGGTGGATGAAAACCCCCACATAGGAAATTACAGACTGCTGAAGACCATCGGCAAGGGCAACTTTGCCAAGGTTAAACTGGCCCGACATGTCCTCACTTCTAAAGAG GTAGCAGTGAAAATCATAGACAAGACACAGCTCAACTCTTCTAGTCTTCAAAAA CTCTACCGAGAAGTGAGAATCATGAAGCTGCTGAATCACCCAAACATTG TGAAGTTATTTGAGGTGATCGAGACAGAGAAGACGCTGTATTTAGTCATGGAATATGCCAGTGGAG GCGAAGTTTTTGATTACCTTGTTGCTCACGGGAGGATGAAAGAAAAGGAAGCGCGTGCCAAATTTAGACAG ATTGTCTCAGCTGTGCAGTATTGCCATCAGAAGTGTATTGTACACCGAGATCTTAAG GCTGAGAATCTTCTACTGGATGCTGACATGAACATAAAGATCGCTGACTTTGGTTTCAGTAATGAGTTTACGGTGGGCAATAAACTGGACACGTTTTGCGGAAGCCCACCATATGCCGCCCCTGAACTCTTTCAGGGCAAAAAGTATGACGGTCCAGAGGTGGATGTGTGGAGTCTCGGGGTCATACTTTACACGCTGGTCAGTGGATCGCTGCCTTTTGATGGACAGAACCTGAAG GAGTTGCGAGAGCGTGTTTTAAGAGGAAAATATAGGGTTCCCTTCTACATGTCCACAGACTGTGAGAACCTGCTGAAGAAGTTTCTCATCCTCAATCCTACCAAGAGGGGAAGTTTGGAG CAGATCATGAAGGATCGCTGGATGAATGTAGGTCATGAAGATGAAGAGCTGAAGCCTTACATTCAGCCCCAACCTGACTACAAAGACCCCAGGAGAACAG ACATGATGCTTCAGCTGGGTTTTAGTCAAGAGGAAATAGAGGAATCGCTCatcaaacaaaaatacaatgaaGTCATGGCAACCTACCTGCTGCTTGACTATAGGAATTCAGAG CTTGACGAGGGTGTCAACTTGTTGCTAAAGCCACGCCCAGGAAGTGATCTCACTAACAGCAATGGTCCTTCTCCACCTCATATGGTACAGCGCAGTGTGTCATCCACTCAGAAACCTGTCAGAAGACCAACAGATCAGG GCTCATACTCGAAACGGCCTCAGGGAGAAAACAAGCATAGAGTGGAGGATTCTGGGAGGAAAGGTTCAGGTAGCTCCACCAAAGTTCCACCCAGTCCAGTTATCTCCAGCGAACGCAAAAAGAGTTCCACGCCCTCTACT AATAGTATCCTGTCCACGGGCACAAGCCGCAGCAGAAATTCCCCCATTTCTGAGAGAGCCACTTTAGGAGTGCAAAACGGCAAGGACAG CCTAAACACACCCGGGTCCCGCTCCTCCACGGCCTCAGCGGGCGCCGTGctctcctcatcctcttcctcacgcACCCGCCATCACAAGTCCCTCTCCACCTCCGCCCATCCCTGCCCCGCAGACCTGCACTCACACCGGCCCAG TGATCCCCCACAGAGAGCACCTGGTGCTTCCCCATCAGCCCACAATATCAGCAGCGCAGCTGGGACGGACCGTACCAATTTCCCTAGAGGGGTGCCCACCCGCAACACTTTCCACCTCGGCCAGCAGCGGGGCGCACGGGACCAACAGGGTTCTCCTTACCACGGAGCCCCCGCCTCCCCTTCTCTTTCCCACGGCAACAGCCAACAACGACGTCCCGTAGCTTCCGGCATCTTCAGCAAGTTCACCTCCAAGTTTGTGCGCAG aaatctGTCACTCAGGTTCCCCAGAAG GAGCCCCTATGAGGGAGAGGGTCAAGAGGAGGGGACCAG ATCTATGCTCAGCAGCGCAGAGAAATCGGAGAAGACCAGCGTAGGGCCGGAAGACGAAAACAAAGATTCCTCCTCGCCCCCTGGGGACGGGACTCCTCTGGCCGCTCCCGTGTCCTCAGTTAAAGAACAGGTGAAGCCTCGCTCACTCCGCTTCACCTGGAGCATGAAGACCACGTCTTCCATGGAGCCTGGCGATATGATGAAGGAGATTCGGAAAGTTCTTGACGCCAACAGCTGCGAGTATGAGCTGCGCGAGTACTACATGCTGCTGTGCATGGCTGGTAACCCCGCCAGCGACGACTTCGTCCAATGGGAGATGGAGGTGTGCAAGCTGCCCCGCCTCTCGCTTAACGGCGTGCGCTTCAAGAGGATATCCGGGCAGTCTATTGCCTTCAAAAACATCGCCTCCAAAATCGCCAACGAGCTGAAACTGTGA